The window catttgtacatgtaggctttGCGAGCCTAAGTTATTAATCAACTCTTTGAGCTTACAAAGTATTTATGAATAAACCAGTTTTTTTATTAACTGAATTCTAGCTGATTGCCGGTTTTAATTTATCAGCTAGATATCAATTCCTCCCTAACAAAACTTGTAGGAAAAAATCAATTGCCCAATCTGCTGTTTAAgtttttcatttcctttcagtATTTTCCGCATATAAGGAGACAAATACGATTTTTACAGTACGTCGAGGATTTGCCATACGCTAAAACTTTCCAATACGGTTTATTCACATTGTTCATATAACAACTGGTTAGTCTTCATTAGGAAATGAATTTCAGTTTTGAGTATGTGAGTCTTTCTGAAGCAGGAGAACTATTTCTCATAGTGTTTTTTGCGTATTGTTACGGAATGATTTTCGAAAGTTTTCCGTCTTTAATCAGAAAATACAATTGTTACACTAACAAGACAAGACACAAGTAAGGTGATGACAGTACCTCGAGTACATTACTCTAAGAAATCGTAGTAGGAGATCCAATATCTTACAAAACTTAGCCCAGTTGTTGTAAACAGATAACACTGTAGTGCCTGACTTGACGTGTTGACGTTAGGTATAACCTACGTTAAGTCCGCCAGAGATTGACTTTTTGCCTTGGCTTTGAGTCTAATCAGTACAGTTGGTCACCAGTACTGTTTAGGTACAGTAACCCACAACGTTATGCTACTTTCACCTCGAATAACAGTCATACATGCCATTCCACACATTTAACGTGATATACGCTGATCTGGCTTCCTGAGTAAGGTGGCAATAAATGCCATGTTTGATTCTGAACAGACTGGCGTCATTAATGTTTATGGTTCAATCATATCATGTCATGTCCTACCATTACTCTTCATCAAAAGCGACGTCGAGGCGAGTATAGAGTAGAATATGCCACTCAGATGTCTTGGGATAataataaactacatgtagtagttggctttttccgacttttaACGGTTATCAACTTTTTCCTGATATATCCGactaaagtccgacattgtctgacttttccctgaatagtcggatttctaaaaaacTTGTTAAAATACCAGAAAAATAAGGCAGttaagatcaaaggcctatgttgaatggggttaatgaggtttAATCGATCTATAACTGATACTGGGTGTCCGTTCGCGTGTGCGAAGATTTAAACTAAATTCAAGCACCAGGCCATGCACTCAAAAACCTTAATTTCTCGTAAAGTGTCGGATAAGGTCGGTCGATTTCCTGTTTTTGACTAAGCAATCAAACCATCAATACTGCATCAGAACTAGTCATTCCTTATCACTGCTACTCAGTGATATACGCTGATTTTACATCATGGGTTCGCCGAAGCAATCAAGGTTTGATCCCAAGAGGGATGGCAGGGTAATTTCAGTTGTGATGTTTAATTCATGGGGCAACGCTATAGCCACGGAGAATAGGCATTTAATTCTTGATTCTCGATTTCAAGGCTCGGAGTCGGCTTAAATGGAAATGCCATACATTTTTTAAGTCACACGATGTAAATTACGGACCTCATTACAGCTTGATTTGGGTTGCAACGAGGGTGTCTCTGACAGATGGAGACAACCGAAATCTAGGTCAGTCGGTGCACGACCCATTGTCCATCACGTAAAATGAGCTAGATATTTCAAATATAATCGCCAACGAAGGCAAGAAAATTAAGCTCAACTATGCCAATCACAGCATCCTCAGTTGTGTAGCTTCTAACCAGCCATTTTTATCGGCGAATTAGATTTATGTATGAATTGGACGTTAAATCAATTGTTCTTTACCGGTAGTCATAACACCATAATCATCAGTCACGTTGCAACAATAAAAAACTAAGATGCAATTACAGGAGAAGAAAACAGACCCATTAAGTGTTGGACAACAATTTCGTGTTGCTGATGGCATCTCGTTCATTGCCAGGCTGCTGTGTGGGGATTTAATTTTCGTTCACCATCTAGATATGGATTTAATTTGAATCGGGATAAAGGTCCATGTGTTTCACAATCCTGACAATGTTATGAAGGAGAGGGGGTAGAGcattcgcattccgcatctcgcggtcgTTTATATGCCGACAAGTTTATACAGAATACAGCTTGTGATGAGAGCTGCCCTGACCACGCATATAGTTTTGTCTTGGCATGAGGTTATAAAATGTACGACAATTCCTTGGCCCCCTCCCCAGTCAGCAAATGCAAAAGTCTTCCTATTAGCAATTTGTCCTGTTGGTGGCCCGTCCTTTAGAATGGTCGAGTACAGCCACATTTCCAATGGTATAGGCTCCttgacaaatgcacattcaCTGCAGCACGGGGCATGGTCGCACAAAATGAGTTTGGCTGATTCCTGCCAAACTGAACCTAATTCAATCAGAGCGAAGTGCATTTCGGCGTTCAGAGCTGCTGAAAATTACGTACAAGTGCATTAGACCCGTCTGATGACCTTCTCAAACATCCCCCGTCAAAATAACAACTTTACCTCAAGACACGTAGAGCTATATGCCGGAATGGCAATTTCTTCTTCAGACTGCAGTGTCAATTACCGACGTCTGTCGAGCTCCCCCAACTCCTTATATCGCAATAACTCTTAACTTGACATGCTTAACCATATTGGATTTAACCCTGCTGATTACTTCGTCGTTATTCACTTAAGGCTTCTACCGACTTTGCATTTAAGACGTTGGCTCTAAAGGGAAAGCTATCTTCGCAAGCCATCCGTTTAAGGGACCGTCAATTAGATATTCGAATGTGCACAATTTACTCTGTCCCCGCCCCTTCCTCTCCTATTCCGAGCAGCAAAAAACTGAAATGTGGACAGGAAATTAAGTCCTTCACGCGTGTCCCATGGGATATCAGTGTATGATCGTTTATATGATATTATCCATTCTAATTAAAATTGTgatgtattgatattttgtgTTGATAAGTTGATGAAGTCGACCAAATTGGATCACTCCACATCCAGCAGATTTAGAGATACAAGTGTACGTGCATACCTGTACTCTCTATATGCATGGTATATTATTGTTGCATTTTAAAACGCTTTCTGTGCAACATCAGATAATACTGCTGCCATTGACCATATTGTCCGGAGAGTGCGTAAAAACATCGATAATGCAGCATAGAATTGTGTAAGCACTGAAAAATCCAATAGCCCGAGTGCAGTCAGGGAGCAGGCCATTACCAGGCGGCAATCAAAGGAAATTCAGCTAATTGAGAGTGAAATTTGTATCGAAATTGTGTCATGTAGTCACGAACAAGACATTCTAAAAACTCACTGTACGAAGATACACTGGGATCATTTCCGCTAAGTATtcaaccttgtgtgaaataaaaattcgctctatttcacacaaggttcaggtagtagtagtagtagtagtagtagtagtagtagtagtagtagtagtagtagtagtagtagaagtagtagaagtagtagtagtagtagtagtagtagtagtagtagtagtagtagtagaagtagtagtagaagtagtagtagtagtagtagtagtagtagtagtagtagtagtagtagtagtagtagtagtagtagtagtagtagtagtagtagtagtagtagtagtagtagtagtagtagtagtagtagtagtagtagtagtagtagtagtagtagtagtagtagtagtagtagtagtagtagtagtagtagtagtagtagtagtagtagtagtagtagtagtagtagtagtagtagtagtagtagtagtagtagtagtagtagtagtagtagtagtagtagtagtagtagtagtagtagtagtagtagtagtagtagtagtagtagtagtagtagtagtagtagtagtagtagtagtagtagtagtagtagtagtagtagtagtagtagtagtagtagtagtagtagtagtagtagtagtagtagtagtagtagtagtagtagtagtagtagtagtagtagtagtagtagtagtagtagtagtagtagtagtagtagtagtagtagtagtagtagtagtagtagtagtagtagtagtagtagtagtagtagtagtagtagtagtagtagtagtagtagtagtagtagtagtagtagtagtagtagtagtagtagtagtagtagtagtagtagtagtagtagtagtagtagtagtagtagtagtagtagtagtagtagtagtagtagtagtagtagtagtagtagtagtagtagtagtagtagtagtagtagtagtagtagtagtagtagtagtagtagtagtagtagtagtagtagtagtagtagtagtagtagtagtagtagtagtagtagtagtagtagtagtagtagtagtagtagtagtagtagtagtagtagtagtagtagtagtagtagtagtagtagtagtagtagtagtagtagtagtagtagtagtagtagtagtagtagtagtagtagtagtagtagtagtagtagtagtagtagtagtagtagtagtagtagtagtagtagtagtagtagtagtagtagtagtagtagtagtagtagtagtagtagtagtagtagtagtagtagtagtagtagtagtagtagtagtagtagtagtagtagtagtagtagtagtagtagtagtagtagtagtagtagtagtagtagtagtagtagtagtagtagtagtagtagtagtagtagtagtagtagtagtagtagtagtagtagtagtagtagtagtagtagtagtagtagtagtagtagtagtagtagtagtagtagtagtagtagtagtagtagtagtagtagtagtagtagtagtagtagtagtagtagtagtagtagtagtagtagtagtagtagtagtagtagtagtagtagtagtagtagtagtagtagtagtagtagtagtagtagtagtagtagtagtagtagtagtagtagtagtagtagtagtagtagtagtagtagtagtagtagtagtagtagtagtagtagtagtagtagtagtagtagtagtagtagtagtagtagtagtagtagtagtagtagtagtagtagtagtagtagtagtagtagtagtagtagtagtagtagtagtagtagtagtagtagtagtagtagtagtagtagtagtagtagtagtagtagtagtagtagtagtagtagtagtagtagtagtagtagtagtagtagtagtagtagtagtagtagtagtagtagtagtagtagtagtagtagtagtagtagtagtagtagtagtagtagtagtagtagtagtagtagtagtagtagtagtagtagtagtagtagtagtagtagtagtagtagtagtagtagtagtagtagtagtagtagtagtagtagtagtagtagtagtagtagtagtagtagtagtagtagtagtagtagtagtagtagtagtagtagtagtagtagtagtagtagtagtagtagtagtagtagtagtagtagtagtagtagtagtagtagtatagtagtagtagtagtagtagtagtagtagtagtagtagtagtagtagtagtagtagtagtagtagtagtagtagtagtagtagtagtagtagtagtagtagtagtagtagtagtagtagtagtagtagtagtagtagtagtagtagtagtagtagtagtagtagtagtagtagtagtagtagtagtagtagtagtagtagtagtagtagtagtagtagtagtagtagtagtagtagtagtagtagtagtagtagtagtagtagtagtagtagtagtagtagtagtagtagtagtagtagtagtagtagtagtagtagtagtagtagtagtagtagtagtagtagtagtagtagtagtagtagtagtagtagtagtagtagtagtagtagtagtagtagtagtagtagtagtagtagtagtagtagtagtagtagtagtagtagtagtagtagtagtagtagtagtagtagtagtagtagtagtagtagtagtagtagtagtagtagtagtagtagtagtagtagtagtagtagtagtagtagtagtagtagtagtagtagtagtagtagtagtagtagtagtagtagtagtagtagtagtagtagtagtagtagtagtagtagtagtagtagtagtagtagtagtagtagtagtagtagtagtagtagtagtagtagtagtagtagtagtagtagtagtagtagtagtagtagtagtagtagtagtagtagtagtagtagtagtagtagtagtagtagtagtagtagtagtagtagtagtagtagtagtagtagtagtagtagtagtagtagtagtagtagtagtagtagtagtagtagtagtagtagtagtagtagtagtagtagtagtagtagtagtagtagtagtagtagtagtagtagtagtagtagtagtagtagtagtagtagtagtagtagtagtagtagtagtagtagtagtagtagtagtagtagtagtagtagtagtagtagtagtagtagtagtagtagtagtagtagtagtagtagtagtagtagtagtagtagtagtagtagtagtagtagtagtagtagtagtagtagtagtagtagtagtagtagtagtagtagtagtagtagtagtagtagtagtagtagtagtagtagtagtagtagtaggagtagtagtagtagtagtagtagtagtagtagtagtagtagtagtagtagtagtagtagtagtagtagtagtagtagtagtagtagtagtagtagtagtagtagtagtagtagtagtagtagtagtagtagtagtagtagtagtagtagtagtagtagtagtagtagtagtagtagtagtagtagtagtagtagtagtagtagtagtagtagtagtagtagtagtagtagtagtagtagtagtagtagtagtagtagtagtagtagtagtagtagtagtagtagtagtagtagtagtagtagtagtagtagtagtagtagtagtagtagtagtagtagtagtagtagtagtagtagtagtagtagtagtagtagtagtagtagtagtagtagtagtagtagtagtagtagtagtagtagtagtagtagtagtagtagtagtagtagtagtagtagtagtagtagtagtagtagtagtagtagtagtagtagtagtagtagtagtagtagtagtagtagtagtagtagtagtagtagtagtagtagtagtagtagtagtagtagtagtagtagtagtagtagtagtagtagtagtagtagtagtagtagtagtagtagtagtagtagtagtagtagtagtagtagtagtagtagtagtagtagtagtagtagtagtagtagtagtagtagtagtagtagtagtagtagtagtagtagtagtagtagtagtagtagtagtagtagtagtagtagtagtagtagtagtagtagtagtagtagtagtagtagtagtagtagtagtagtagtagtagtagtagtagtagtagtagtagtagtagtagtagtagtagtagtagtagtagtagtagtagtagtagtagtagtagtagtagtagtagtagtagtagtagtagtagtagtagtagtagtagtagtagtagtagtagtagtagtagtagtagtagtagtagtagtagtagtagtagtagtagtagtagtagtagtagtagtagtagtagtagtagtagtagtagtagtaggaggagtagtagtagtagtagtagtaggatGAAAAACGTATTGAAATGTTTTGGATTTGCAGAAAAACTTCGGGACAGGTGTCTGATCCAATAAATGCGACTGATCTTCGAGCATAACATGGCATCTTTCATTTCTCCTTAATGCAGTTAGAGAGTTGCTATAACGGTGAAATGTGCCAAGGGATGAATGGTTCAAGCTTGACGAAGCCCCATCACTTCCGATGCCCGACCCCTTGATATGATTCTTGATACTCTAAAGATCAAACCCTCTTTCATAAAAATCACGAGCAGATCAGCCATGATGTCAGAAAAGACGACACAGTTCTTTGGAGTGTTTTTAGTGCGTCCAAGTGTGGATGACAGAATATTCAATGGTTTATTGATAGAATATCAACTAAGATGATATATGATTCTCCGAACATAAAATATCTACCCATAACCGTTATAGAAAGCAAggccggttgttcaaaagaggTT is drawn from Lineus longissimus chromosome 1, tnLinLong1.2, whole genome shotgun sequence and contains these coding sequences:
- the LOC135496525 gene encoding uncharacterized protein DDB_G0271670-like, with protein sequence SSSSSSSSSSSSSSSSSSSSSSSSSSSSSSSSSSSSSSSSSSSSSSSSSSSSSSSSSSSSSSSSSSSSSSSSSSSSSSSSSSSSSSSSSSSSSSSSSSSSSSSSSSSSSSSSSSSSSSSSRSSSSSSSSSSSSSSSSSSSSSSSSSSSSSSSSSSSSSSSSSSSSSSSSSSSSSSSSSSSSSSSSSSSSSSSSSSSSSSSSSSSSSSSSSSSSSSSSSSSSSSSSSSSSSSSSSSSSSSSSSSSSSSSSSSSSSSSSSSSSSSSSSSSSSSSSSSSSSSSSSSSSSSSSSSSSSSSSSSSSSSSSSSSSSSSSSSSSSSSSSSSSSSSSSSSSSSSSSSSSSSSSSSSSSSSSSSSSSSSSSSSSSSS